The DNA window GGATTGACTGCCGCGTGGCTCTACGGAGTGTGGAAACCGCGGCCGGGCGAACCGGTCCCGCTGCATTTCGCCACACCAACAGATCGGGGCGGCTTCGTGGCGAGTGGGGCGCGCAGCAGCCGCCTCGTGCTGGACGACGGCGATGTCGACGAATTCCACGGCTTCCCGGTCACCACGCCCGAGCGCACCTGCTTCGGGCTGATGACCGTCGGATCGCTGACCCAAGCGGTCGTTTGGGCAGACGCGTTCCTGCATGCCCAACTCGTGTGTTCGGGTGCGTTGGCCCGCTACGCCGACGAACGGCCGCGGTGGCCTGGCGTCCGCAAGGTCCGGGAGGCGGCACAGTTGGCGCGGGCCGACGCGGCCTCACCGATGGAGTCCCGGTTGCGCATGGTCATCGTGCTCGGCGGCCTTCCCGAACCGCCCCTGCTCAACCAGCCCCTCTACGGGCCGGACGGCACATTGCTCGGCGTCCCGGACATGCGGTACGTCGTCCCTTGGTTCGGCCTCGAGTACGACGGCTCCTACCACGACGACCCGGATCAACATTTCGCAGATGTGGTCCGGGAGAACAGGCTGCTGCTCCTGGGCGACTTGCCCTTGCTGCGCTACACCGCCGCCGACGTTTTCGGCGCCCCGCACCGGATCGTCCGGGAGGTCGGGACGATGCTGCGCCGCGCCCCCGGATCCCGACTTCTGCTGCCTGTCCCACGTATCGGGACGCCCCAATAGGTGGGACAGGCCGCAGAAGTGCGGAGATTGAGGGGCTTAGACGACCAGGGGGCGGGCTGTCGGGGGGATCGGGGCGGGCAGGGTCGTCGAGCCGGTCAGGAACCGGTCGACGGCGGCGGCGGCGGCGCGACCCTCGGCCAGGGCCCACACAATCAGCGACTGGCCGCGGCCGGCGTCGCCGGCCACGAAGACGCCCTGTGTGCTGGACATGTAGTTGTCGTCGCGGGAGACGTTGCCGCGCTCGTCGAACTCGACCTTCAGGCCCTCGAGCAACTCGTTGCGCTCCGGGCCGACGAAGCCCATGGCCAGCAGGACCAGGTCGGCCGGGATCTCGCGCTCACTGCCCTCGACCGCCTCGAACTTGCCGCCGACGAAGGCGACCTCGGTCAGCCGCAGCGCGGTGACCTGGCCGGCCGCGTCGCCGACGAACTCCTTCGTCGACACCGCGTAAACCCGGTCGACGCCCTCTTCGTGGGCACTCGCGGTGCGCATGATCATCGGGTAGGTCGGCCACGGCTGCGCGTCCGGCCGCGCGTCCGGCGGCTGCGGCAGGATCTCCAGCTGCGTGACCGAGAGGGCGCCCTGCCGGTTGGCCGTGCCCAGGCAGTCCGCGCCGGTGTCGCCGCCGCCGATGATGACGACGTGCTTGCCGGCCGCCGAGATCGGGGCGGCCTCCAGGTCGCCCTCGCAGACCTTGTTCCCCCAGGGCAGGTACTCCATCGCCTGGACCACGCCCTCGAGCTCCCGCCCGGGGACCGGCAGGTCGCGCCAGGCGGTCGCACCCACGGCGAGGACCACCGCGTCGTAGCGGGCCAACAACTGATCCGCCGTCAGATCCACGCCCACATTGACGCCGGCCCGGAACTTCGTGCCCTCGGCCTTCATCTGCGCCAGGCGTCGATCGAGGTAGCGCTTCTCCATCTTGAACTCGGGGATGCCGTAGCGCAGCAGCCCGCCGATGCGGTCGGCCCGCTCGTACACGGCCACCGTGTGTCCCACCCGGGTCAGCTGCTGGGCGGCGGCGAGCCCGGCCGGGCCGGAGCCGATCACCGCGACCGTGTTGCTGGTCAGGCGCTCCGGCGGCTGGGGCGTGACCCAGCCGGAGTCCCAGGCCCGGTCGATGATCGCGACCTCGACGTTCTTGATCGTCACCGGCTCCTGGTTGATCCCGAGCACGCAGGCCGGCTCGCACGGCGCCGGGCACAACCGCCCGGTGAACTCCGGGAAGTTGTTGGTCGCGTGCAGGCGCTCGATCGCCTCGTGCCAGTCGTCGCGCCAGACCAGGTCGTTCCACTCCGGGATCAGGTTGCCCAGCGGGCAACCCTGATGGCAGAACGGGATCCCGCAGTCCATACAACGACCGGCCTGCTTGGTGATGATCGGCAGCAGGGCCCGGCCCAGGCCCTCCTCCGGGTACACCTCGCGCCAGTCCTGCAGGCGCTCCTCGATCGGACGGCGAGCCGCGACCTCACGTGCGGTCGTCAGAAAGCCACGCGGATCAGCCATGAGAAGCCGCCATCACCTTTCGCATCGTCGCTTGCTCGTCCAGCCCTTCGG is part of the Sporichthyaceae bacterium genome and encodes:
- a CDS encoding glutamate synthase subunit beta, producing MADPRGFLTTAREVAARRPIEERLQDWREVYPEEGLGRALLPIITKQAGRCMDCGIPFCHQGCPLGNLIPEWNDLVWRDDWHEAIERLHATNNFPEFTGRLCPAPCEPACVLGINQEPVTIKNVEVAIIDRAWDSGWVTPQPPERLTSNTVAVIGSGPAGLAAAQQLTRVGHTVAVYERADRIGGLLRYGIPEFKMEKRYLDRRLAQMKAEGTKFRAGVNVGVDLTADQLLARYDAVVLAVGATAWRDLPVPGRELEGVVQAMEYLPWGNKVCEGDLEAAPISAAGKHVVIIGGGDTGADCLGTANRQGALSVTQLEILPQPPDARPDAQPWPTYPMIMRTASAHEEGVDRVYAVSTKEFVGDAAGQVTALRLTEVAFVGGKFEAVEGSEREIPADLVLLAMGFVGPERNELLEGLKVEFDERGNVSRDDNYMSSTQGVFVAGDAGRGQSLIVWALAEGRAAAAAVDRFLTGSTTLPAPIPPTARPLVV